The following are from one region of the Anguilla rostrata isolate EN2019 chromosome 7, ASM1855537v3, whole genome shotgun sequence genome:
- the mrpl35 gene encoding 39S ribosomal protein L35, mitochondrial, which translates to MLFINHHKTKKKKKKKKKKKKKKKKKKKKKKKKKKKKKKKKKKKKKKKKKKKKKKKKKKKKKKKKKKKKKKKKKKKKQQQQKKKKKKKKKKKSRRRRRRSVCLSETPYTKGQRGTESSRQMATNLVKLSGLLRPALGGLAKVCVYRDATIAAPLTRLFSTLRLGREVPNIARVRPFWTQVSPSDLNFAPCHSIFQRIQPLLPSLALHPVRSLTYYSVKRGKRKTVKAVVKRFLRLHCGLWLRRKSGYKKKLWKKLPARRTRLRQHVFCNRTQTKLLDKMTTSFWKRRNWYLNDPYQKYHDRTNLKV; encoded by the exons ATGCTGTTTATCAACCATCATAAaaccaagaagaagaagaagaagaagaagaagaagaagaagaagaagaagaagaagaagaagaagaagaagaagaagaagaagaagaagaagaagaagaagaagaagaagaagaagaagaagaagaagaagaagaagaagaagaagaagaagaagaagaagaagaagaagaagaagaagaagaagaagaagaagaagaagaagaagaagcagcagcagcagaagaagaagaagaagaagaagaagaagaagaagagtcgtcgtcgtcgtcgtcgttcTGTTTGTCTCAGTGAGACACCGTATACTAAAGGTCAGCGTGGGACGGAAAGCAGCAGGCAAATGGCAACCAACTTGGTGAAGCTATCAG GTCTGCTCAGACCAGCGCTGGGTGGTCTGGCGAAGGTTTGTGTTTACCGGGATGCGACCATAGCGGCTCCGCTGACCCGCCTCTTCTCCACTCTGCGTCTGGGGCGGGAAGTTCCGAATATAGCACGAGTCCGCCCATTCTGGACCCAGGTGTCACCGTCTGACCTCAATTTCGCGCCCTGCCACAGTATTTTCCAACG GATACAGCCCCTGCTGCCCAGCTTGGCACTACATCCTGTCAGAAGCCTGACCTACTACAGTGTAAAGCGAGGGAAGAGGAAGACTGTGAAGGCGGTGGTGAAGCGGTTCCTGCGTCTGCATTGTGGCTTGTGGTTGAGGAGAAAG TCTGGATACAAGAAGAAATTGTGGAAAAAGTTGCCAGCCAGGAGAACGCGCCTGAGGCAGCACGTGTTCTGCAACAGAACGCAGACCAAACTTCTAGACAAAATGACCACATCTTTCTGGAAAAGGAGGAACTGGTACCTCAATGATCCCTATCAGAAGTACCACGATCGTACCAACCTCAAAGTGTAA